One Carya illinoinensis cultivar Pawnee chromosome 5, C.illinoinensisPawnee_v1, whole genome shotgun sequence genomic window, CTTTCTCTGTCCAAGACTTCGCTTTTAATATgtatttctctccctctctctctccaggcTGTGACAGTGTCCAGCAGGATTTCTGAGCTAAAAAGACAGGAAGGGTTGAACGAACGGAAGCCCAAATTCAATAAAAGTTGGGTCTTTAAAGCTTGAATGGAGGGCAGAGTACCAAAAGTAGCTCAGAATCTGAATTGGGTATCTTTCCCTTGTCACTTTTCGCTGGCCTCTCTCTGCTCCAAAGCTGGGTTTTCTGCTCTGACTAGGGTTTGAATGGGTATTTATTATGCTGAAATCGATGTTCTCTGTATAATTGACTGCTTCCATACACCTTTTCTTGGCTCTCCTTTGAACTATCTTTTTTAGTTTCTATTTCCTGGTTGGGCTTCCTTCGTGTAAGTTAGTACTTCCAAGTTCCGTGGTAGCTTTGGAAACggtagcttttaaagttgtgcgATCTTTACTGCTTTTTCAGTGCTTTTGCGTTTTTGAGCTCACATTCTTgagtctttcttcttcttttctttctgggTCTTCTTCTAAGCTGTTTCCTTCTTGTTAGTTTCACTTGCTTGATATTCTCTCTTTTGGATGGATTGAGCTTTTGGGGAATATCTGAAGATCAATGTGAAGATTCTTTTATTGTAGGTTTCGAATTACATGATTTTAATTGAAGCCAGTTTGTATGGTTGTTAGTGAATATATATTTCGAGATTGATTAGTTCTTCATCAGATTtggtttttttccccttctgcTCCCCCTGCCTTCTTGGCTTTGGTCTTTGGTTCATCTAGGATTGGGCAACTAGCCTCTTACTCAGGGTGGTCAAGTTCCGAAATTTTTGTTGGATTTTCCAatttttggttgttgaaattcATTGGAAGAAAAAGGCATTTGCCACTGGTTGCTTTTGGCATTCCCGTAAAGGAAGTAGATATGGGTGACAAAGGTAAATTTGAGTTAGAAAATAGGAACGAGGATCCTATAAACTATGCATCTAGTGTGTCAGACTGGGGATTTGGCGGTGCCAATCTCACGAATACATCTATCGGTTTGGTTCCTAAGGTTAATCCGATGGCTGTTAGCAAAGGAGGCCTTATTGGATCTTCTTCTTGTTCATCTACTTCAATGGTGGATGCATTTGGCCCAACCATTTGGGACCACCACGCCAATTCAGAAAACCTGGGATTTTGTGACAATGGTGTCCAGAAAAATGCTAGCACTTCAGACACGTTTGGGATTAGAAAAGGCGATCCTGTTGCCCTAAGAAGTATTGATAAAACATTTGATATGGTTTGGAATCCTACGAGTTCAATGTTGAAAGGAGACATTTTCTTGACAAATTCACATGCAATGCTTCCGCAGAGGTTAACTCCGTTCCCAGCGGACTCTGCGTTCATTGAGCGTGCTGCTAGGTTCTCATGCTTCAATGGTGGGAATTTTAGTGATATGTTTAATCCTTTTGCAGTTCCTGAATCTATGGGTCTTTATTCTGGGGCTGGGGGGGTGATGCAAGGGACGCAGGAGGCTTTTGCTGGGAGTGGGTTGAAATCAGTGTCTGGCGGGCAGTCTCAAAAGAATGAACCGAGTGTTGGTGAAGTTTCCAAGGATGTTTCTTTGTCTGTTGAGCATGGGGCTGCTGGAGGGAGCCCACCAAAGGATGAGAGAAGTCAGAGCCATGTGAGATCTCATGAAGAATCTAAACAACGCAGTGGTGGGTCTGGTAATGATTCTGATGAAGCCGAGCTTAGCGGTGCTGGTGATCAAGATGAGCCATCTGTGTTGGAGGGTGCAGGTCGGGAACCTTTTGCTAGGGGACTTGACtcgaggaaaaggaaaaggaatggCCAGGTAGACCACGCTTCTGAAGTTTTTCTATAAAATGTAAtggttgcattttttttttattttttatttcttatcatCTCTCATGAATGTTAAAATCTGTGGTAGGATGCTAAACTTGATCCAGCCAAAGGAGCTGCACGGCAGTCTGGTGATTGTGCGAAGGATAACACTGAAATTCAACAGACGGGAGACCAAAACCCAACCTCAACTACTAACAGGAGCTCTGGGAAACATGGTAAACAGGGTTCTCAAGCTTCAGATCCACCAAAAGAAGAGTACATTCATGTCAGAGCTCGGAGGGGCCAGGCAACTAATAGCCATAGTCTCGCAGAAAGAGTAAGATCGGATGgaaattatttcaaataattcttttttaagcTACAACATTTGGGTAGGAACTAAATGATTCTGAATATAggtaagaagagaaaaaatcaGTGAACGGATGAAGTTTCTCCAAGACCTTGTACCTGGTTGCAGCAAGGTTGGTTTGATGAAGTCAATAGCTTAAAGAACATAATTATGCCAAAATTCCCACCACAATTGAGTATAAACTGTTCAAGTTATgaaatttgatttgtttttgcaGGTCACTGGTAAAGCAGTGATGCTGGACGAAATCATTAACTATGTACAGTCACTGCAACGACAGGTTGAGGTATGAGAGAAAGAGTGTGTTTCTTGTCATTATTCCAAGTCAGTGGTTCTTAATTTATCTAGCATTACATTTCCTGTGTCTTATGTTCTTGTCAGCATGAACTCATAATAAGTTAGCTGCATAATATTGTGTATAGCTTGTGCATTGTAACAGCTTATACAATCATTGCCATATGTTagcatataatttaaataattaaatttacaacTTCCCATCCTTTTAAGTTTTTGGGATAATTGGTCATTTAAGGTGGTATTAAAGTAGATGTCCTGAATTCGGGATCCCAACCCTGCCCTCTTCATCCTCAATTAACAGTTCACTTATCAAGGGGGATAACTCACACACGGGATGAGTGttggaatataatttaaataagtaCATTTACCTCATTAGTTTAAGCTTTTAGAACAAGTTATAATACAACACCATAGTGTCTTGTTTTTCAAATGAATATTAGGGACTTGTGTTTTAATGAGTAGGTGGTCCTTATATTATAACGCTATCTAAAGCTTCTGAATCGGCCCAgtttaatttgattatttattcaATTGAATATTAGGGACTTTTGTGTTGTAATGAGTAGATGGTTCTTATATTCTTACACTCTCCTATTTGCAGTTTTTGTCGATGAAACTTGCTACTGTCAATCCACGGCTAGATTTTAACGTCGAAGGGCTCCTGGCAAAAGATGTAATAGTATTGCTGATATTTCAATGAGAAACAGAATCCTTGTATGTACCATTTCTGGTTTAACAAAATCTCCAATTTATGCAGATCCTTCCGTCACGAGTGGCCACTTCATCAACTCTGGGATTTTCACCTGATATGCCAATGGCTTATCCTCCGTTGCACCCATCTCAACGAGGGCTTATTCAAGCTGGCCTTCCTGGCATGGGAAGCTCATCTGATTTACTTCAAAGAACCATTCATTCTCAGTTGACACCCATGGCTGGAGGATTCAAGGAACCCACACAGGTAACTTAATATCCATAGCTAGAATTGGTTTTTTCCTCATCACCTGCTTTGATTATAAAATAGCTcacacttaattttattttattttttctgtgtaATATTGCACAATGAGAATGGCGGAACTCAAAGTTAGGCATATTCTGCGTAATAAAGAAGCTTGACTGCGTAGGatgaacattattttatatggcCATTCATTTGAAGTCGCCACACCATCTCCTCCTCcctccccccccaaaaaaaaaaaaaaaaaaacaacaatttcaaagaaaaaaacatttctgaagaagaaaacaaaatgcatggGGTTTTTGTTAGAGGCCCAGCCAGTAAATGTAACTTGGAGGAGGGCAAAACTATAATAAAAGAACTTGggggaattattttttatggtactttccttataaaaaaaacttcagAAAATTAAGGTTTAATGGCTTTTTGAGATGGCCTCCCAAGCCAATGTGTAGTTCTGCACCTGgttcttgttaatttttttaaccggttttctttcaaaaaaatatcttcCAGCTTCAACGAAATTTTTTTTGCCCCCATCAATAATTTTCCTAGTTTCATCCCTGTTGGCAATCTTGCCAATTTCTGTCCATTTAAGAATGTGTGAACATTATTCTTTGTACTTGGGTTTCGTGAGCCTTCATGCATCACGATTGACCCTTTTTCTTTACTTATGTATCACCATACAGCTACCTAATGTCTGGGACGATGAGCTCCACAATGTTATCCAGATGAGCTATGGAACCAGTGCTCCTTCCAATACCCAAGATGAAGATGGTATAATTTTACCTTTTCCTAGACAAATAAATCCCTACAATAACATGCCCCCAACTGTACTCAAGCTTATTGAGTTCCCTTCTGATTTGCAGGGTCCTTGCCATCTGGCCAGATGAAAGTTGAACTTTGATTAGCTTTTGGATTTCATTGTACTGTTATGGCCTGGTCAGTATGCCTGTGCAGCTTCTTACATCTCAAGAAAATAACAAAGCTCAAGAGGTTTCCTCTTCCATGGGAAAAGATCTAACACCACCAAATTCGGCTCAAGTTGTGTAGTTAAGTGAGATGCCAGCCTGGGTAGAAGCTTGAAGGAACTGTCACATGATTCAAAGAGAGATTTTTCTATAGCTTTGCAGATTCTCAGAGGTATTATGCAGCAGCAGAAGCcactgttttttctttcttagtgGCTTTAAACGCAACATCCAGACGAGAATCCAATCTTCAAAAGAATAGGTTTGTGAATCAAGGGTGTACAGTAAAGTTCAAAAACCTCAGTAGACAGGCCAAGGGGGAGGGAAACTCTTGTGTTGgcaattttttataatcttcTTATGCAAATTGAAGGGTGCATCTTACAAGAAGATTGCAGGGGAAATCCTGGTAATGTTTTCTCCagtttagatttgttttaaTCCACATACTAACAAATGTAATATtgttccttttttcttcctccCCTTGATCTCCATTCTTTCAACTCCATGGCAATATTGGAGTAAAAACACACAATTCCTGTGACTATTTCTGGACTAAATCTGGAAAGCCTTTCTCTAAATTCATCATACACTCTGGTATATGGTGTCATCTGATTGAAAGTGAACACAAATCATAGGTGCTCTAAATTAAGTTCTTGTCCGAACTtcataaataaagagaaaaacgTATATTTATTGacggaaaaatttagttgtaaataTAACTGTACACTAATATGGAAATGACCAAAATGATACAACAATGAATCAAATTCATTCCATTAATTCAAAAAGATTTAAGCTGTTGTTTTTGGATATGGAGGATCCTATCCCTCGGCCTTGGGTGCATGCCAAACGAGCATGTTTATGGCTGTGGGTGCCATAGGCTCGAGTCTTGACTCTTCGGTGCGATCCGTTTCAATTCTTTTCATCTTCATTGTGGTTGTATGATCTGTGGTCTTCAAATCATTAATCCCttcaaaagattttcgaaaaGGAAATTATCTATGCCCCCacattcaaaatattaattttgtcaCCCTCctataatattaagaaaatgttatttatcatcatttctTATATCTTCATCCCATCGtactttgaaaacattaaattatttgaaaactatttatcatttattactTAGCATGTAATAAATAGAGGATAATGAGTTAAGAGGATATTAAATAGAGTCGATTGAATATTCATTATAAATAACACTCATTAGGGTTCAAGGTAGCATAACTCTTATGTTTAAGGTTTAAATTTATTTGGGTGTGAGCAATCCTTAGGGGTTATCAGATTGTGAGATTTTTCTCTTAAACTGTCTGAAGTGTATTTGTGAAAAACTCCTTGTTGAAAGTCTATATACCATACGGATTAGTCAAGACGCTGTTATGGAAACTTagtgtcattaaaaaaaataaattgctacaagcataaataaattttataaaaataaacttataaattaacgtagttttatgtgatctattatatatattatacaataaaaatatttttataatatgatgtatCATATTAAATCACGCCAGATAataatttctctttaaaaaaaaatttaatattttcattcatCGGTGACACGTACACGGACAGAAATAAAATGAGGGTGATTTCATGTTACTGTTTGTGCAATGTTGACAAGTGAGAGAGTATCTTTTACAACCAATAATGTGGGAATTTCCTGCATTTTTCTTCACGTCTCTTCAGTCTTTTCcttactttctttgtttttgacaAATTTGAAGCGATGAAGTTTACTTAAGATGAAAAGCAATAGAAAGGAAAATGTTTGGGAGCCTCTCCCACCGCTCTTCTTTCTAccctttatttctttctttcctttttgttctctcttttttttttcttttttttttttttttttttttttaatttaatgattaagtaagtatttctttttaagaaaaaaaaaaaaaatctcatcagCCGTCTACCAAACCACAGACCCCACATCCTACGTGGCTTCCCGTTTGCTCGTTTGCTCTTTGTGcttccttcttcctcttctttgtgATTTCCCTCTCCATTCTTCTCAAGATTTCCTTCCATTATCAAAAGTTCTTTAAAAAATCCAAGCCTATGTTCTCAACCTTCAGATCTTCCTCTTCTTCGTTTGTTTTGTGTGTCCATCAACACTCCGTTAGATGTTAAGCTCAAGGAGATGAAGCACTTGATTGATGCTGGTGGGTCAAGGAAGTAAAGGGTGGGTGGGTCGATTTGAAAGTTTATAGGGCTTCAATGGAGGTCCTACCTGCTGCCTCTTTTTTCTCCCCTTTTCCCTGCTGCCTTAAAGCTTGTGTTATCGAATCTTGGGTTTATGTTCAGGGGGATTGGGTCTTTTctattgaaaaaatttatgggggcttcaatagaggttctacctgttgatttcttttgtgtgtgtgtgtgtgtttttttttctcttttccctacTGCCTTCGAGCTTGTGTTATTGAATCTTAGGGTTTACGTGGGTTGGGTATTTTGCGTTGGAAAAACGTAATCTAGGTTTACCCCAAcaacatatcaacaaaataagaGCAACTCCATCTCGGGGTTATTGCTTGATACTAGGTGATTTAAAGTGATATTGCTTGAAGCAGTTAGAATTGAAGGGTAAGAGCAACTCCAGGAGAggcctttttttcaaaatgatggcCTCGTCTCCAAAAGTGGGGTGCTGGGCAGAGAAGTAATGAACGCGGATTGGATGGCTTTTCTCCAAAATGAGCGTTTcatgtaaggaaaaaaaaaaaaaaaacacaaacaaaagACAATCCATATCAGATGTGGGGTGCGAGGTCATGAACAATGGCTGATTTATGGCAAAATTCTATTTAGAATTGGGCAGTGATAGTCTAGGATTGGCAAATCGTATTTTTGGATAGTGTaaagtcataaatatttgacTATATAAGTCAATTAGAACCACATTCCATTACGATAAATATGTCAAACTCTCAAATCCTAATCAAACCTATTTAGGTAACGGGTCGTATCGTATtatccgtttaataattaattagaaataagtTAACACGACACAATTTATTTAAACTCTTTCATGTAAATTGATTGAACTAACACATATAAACCATTTGACattattaacataattttacataaaaattaaaatatatatttattattagccacgatatcttaaaaaaaaataagactaactactaaaaaaatatcaatatttttcaatattacaaatcatataataacaaatatgagcataTGTATAAAACCACGAtaccaataataaaaatataaacatactaaaaatatcaatattacaactcaacaataataaagttgaattttgaaataaaatctaaatgaGTCAAAACGTATTAAGCAAGTTGACTTATTATTGatttgtttataaattatattttaatggaTCAACCCGTTTTAATCCGAATTCATTAACATTAAATCTAAACCCGCTAATTTTGTGTCGTGTTGATATTAGGTTCAAGTATTGCGTCACATATTGTCACCCCTGGTCACTGCCCACTAATAAGTGCATTTTgcactttttaattttgtgtgattttta contains:
- the LOC122310925 gene encoding transcription factor bHLH49-like isoform X1 — its product is MGDKGKFELENRNEDPINYASSVSDWGFGGANLTNTSIGLVPKVNPMAVSKGGLIGSSSCSSTSMVDAFGPTIWDHHANSENLGFCDNGVQKNASTSDTFGIRKGDPVALRSIDKTFDMVWNPTSSMLKGDIFLTNSHAMLPQRLTPFPADSAFIERAARFSCFNGGNFSDMFNPFAVPESMGLYSGAGGVMQGTQEAFAGSGLKSVSGGQSQKNEPSVGEVSKDVSLSVEHGAAGGSPPKDERSQSHVRSHEESKQRSGGSGNDSDEAELSGAGDQDEPSVLEGAGREPFARGLDSRKRKRNGQDAKLDPAKGAARQSGDCAKDNTEIQQTGDQNPTSTTNRSSGKHGKQGSQASDPPKEEYIHVRARRGQATNSHSLAERVRREKISERMKFLQDLVPGCSKVTGKAVMLDEIINYVQSLQRQVEFLSMKLATVNPRLDFNVEGLLAKDVIILPSRVATSSTLGFSPDMPMAYPPLHPSQRGLIQAGLPGMGSSSDLLQRTIHSQLTPMAGGFKEPTQLPNVWDDELHNVIQMSYGTSAPSNTQDEDGSLPSGQMKVEL
- the LOC122310925 gene encoding transcription factor bHLH49-like isoform X2, with the protein product MGDKGKFELENRNEDPINYASSVSDWGFGGANLTNTSIGLVPKVNPMAVSKGGLIGSSSCSSTSMVDAFGPTIWDHHANSENLGFCDNGVQKNASTSDTFGIRKGDPVALRSIDKTFDMVWNPTSSMLKGDIFLTNSHAMLPQRLTPFPADSAFIERAARFSCFNGGNFSDMFNPFAVPESMGLYSGAGGVMQGTQEAFAGSGLKSVSGGQSQKNEPSVGEVSKDVSLSVEHGAAGGSPPKDERSQSHVRSHEESKQRSGGSGNDSDEAELSGAGDQDEPSVLEGAGREPFARGLDSRKRKRNGQDAKLDPAKGAARQSGDCAKDNTEIQQTGDQNPTSTTNRSSGKHGKQGSQASDPPKEEYIHVRARRGQATNSHSLAERVRREKISERMKFLQDLVPGCSKVTGKAVMLDEIINYVQSLQRQVEFLSMKLATVNPRLDFNVEGLLAKDILPSRVATSSTLGFSPDMPMAYPPLHPSQRGLIQAGLPGMGSSSDLLQRTIHSQLTPMAGGFKEPTQLPNVWDDELHNVIQMSYGTSAPSNTQDEDGSLPSGQMKVEL